From the Alkalibacter rhizosphaerae genome, one window contains:
- a CDS encoding ABC-F family ATP-binding cassette domain-containing protein, which yields MSILTVSNLNHGFGGREILKNVSFRLLKGEHVGLIGANGEGKSSFMNIITGKLEPDEGQIEWSKRVRVGYLDQHAVLEKGTSIRDTLRGAFQYLFDMEQEMQDLYVKMGEVSEDELDVILEEVGTIQDILDHNDFYIVDSKVLETARGLGLDELGLDRDVDDLSGGQRTKVLLAKLLLEKPDILMLDEPTNYLDEQHIVWLKRYLQEYENAFLLISHDIPFLDSVINLIYHVEDKELSRYVGNYSDFERIYEAKKMQLEAAYKRQQQEIAQLEDFVARNKARVATRNMAMSRQKKLDKMEIIELAREKPKPEFQFKEGRTAGKLLFETRDLVIGYDAPLSKPLNLRMERGQRVAITGANGIGKTTLIRSILGQIPSYDGDIELGHTLQIGYFEQEVKEKNSRTCIEEIWEEFPGWTQFEARAALAKCGLTTNHIESKMMVLSGGEQAKVRLCKVLNVETNILFMDEPTNHLDVDAKEELKRALKAYKGGILLISHEPEFYQDVATEIWNLEEFCS from the coding sequence ATGAGTATTTTAACAGTGAGCAATCTGAACCACGGTTTTGGTGGCAGAGAGATTTTAAAAAACGTATCCTTTCGACTTTTGAAAGGAGAACACGTAGGTTTGATCGGTGCAAACGGGGAAGGGAAATCTTCCTTTATGAACATCATAACAGGAAAGTTGGAGCCGGACGAAGGCCAGATCGAATGGTCAAAGAGGGTCCGGGTCGGTTATCTGGACCAGCATGCTGTACTTGAAAAAGGGACGAGCATCCGGGACACTTTGCGGGGTGCCTTTCAATATCTGTTTGACATGGAACAGGAAATGCAGGATCTGTATGTGAAGATGGGTGAAGTGTCGGAGGATGAGCTGGATGTCATTTTGGAAGAAGTGGGAACCATTCAGGATATTCTGGACCATAACGATTTTTACATCGTGGATTCCAAGGTGTTGGAAACCGCAAGGGGACTTGGTTTGGACGAATTGGGGTTGGACCGGGACGTAGACGACTTGAGCGGCGGCCAACGGACCAAGGTTCTTTTGGCAAAGCTGCTTTTGGAAAAACCGGATATCCTGATGCTGGATGAGCCTACCAACTATTTGGACGAACAGCACATCGTGTGGCTGAAGCGATACCTTCAGGAATATGAAAATGCATTTTTGCTCATATCTCATGATATTCCTTTTTTGGATAGTGTCATAAACCTCATATATCATGTGGAAGACAAGGAATTGTCCCGTTATGTTGGGAACTACAGCGACTTTGAGCGGATCTATGAAGCAAAGAAAATGCAGCTGGAAGCAGCATACAAACGCCAGCAGCAGGAGATCGCACAGCTGGAGGATTTTGTGGCCAGGAATAAGGCCAGGGTCGCCACCAGGAATATGGCCATGTCCCGGCAGAAAAAGCTGGACAAGATGGAGATCATCGAACTGGCCAGGGAGAAGCCCAAGCCGGAATTCCAATTCAAGGAAGGGAGAACGGCAGGGAAGCTTTTATTTGAAACAAGGGATTTGGTCATCGGCTATGATGCTCCCTTGTCGAAACCACTGAATCTTCGAATGGAAAGGGGTCAACGAGTAGCCATTACCGGGGCAAACGGAATCGGAAAGACTACCCTTATCCGATCCATATTGGGACAGATCCCTTCATACGATGGTGACATAGAATTGGGACACACCTTGCAGATCGGATATTTCGAACAGGAGGTCAAGGAAAAAAACAGCCGAACGTGCATCGAAGAGATCTGGGAGGAATTCCCCGGATGGACCCAGTTTGAAGCAAGGGCGGCTTTAGCGAAATGCGGGTTGACAACAAACCACATCGAATCCAAGATGATGGTGTTGAGTGGCGGAGAGCAGGCAAAGGTCCGGCTTTGCAAGGTACTGAATGTTGAGACCAACATCCTGTTTATGGATGAGCCCACCAACCATTTGGACGTGGATGCCAAAGAAGAATTGAAAAGAGCACTGAAAGCATACAAGGGTGGCATCCTGCTGATCTCACATGAGCCGGAATTCTACCAGGACGTCGCCACGGAAATCTGGAACCTGGAAGAATTTTGCTCTTGA
- a CDS encoding ABC transporter permease: protein MKMLLHDYGALNAYALRVFRRNLAVFRKTWKTNIAFNFIEPLLYLAAMGWGLGAFIGDIDGISYMQFIAPGMIATSAMWASASECTYDSYVRMHHEKIFHAIVATPIHLKEVVAGEILSGVFKSVLYGTVILVVISALGLVASLYSLFIPLVLVLCGFTFSSLGMIWTGIVPKMDSFSYFFTLVVTPMFLFSGVFFPISALPEAVQGIAWFLPLYHIVVLLRSLSTGAVSSALFIHGLWLIVFNLVIFPIPIRLIQKRILD from the coding sequence ATGAAAATGCTTCTTCATGATTATGGTGCACTAAACGCATATGCCTTAAGGGTTTTTCGCCGCAATCTGGCCGTTTTTCGAAAGACATGGAAAACGAATATAGCTTTTAATTTCATTGAACCACTCTTGTATCTTGCTGCCATGGGTTGGGGTCTGGGTGCCTTTATCGGCGACATCGATGGTATATCCTACATGCAATTTATTGCTCCAGGCATGATCGCCACTTCTGCAATGTGGGCTTCCGCTTCCGAATGCACCTACGATTCCTATGTTCGCATGCATCACGAAAAGATCTTTCACGCCATCGTGGCCACACCCATCCACTTGAAAGAAGTGGTGGCAGGAGAGATCCTGTCCGGCGTCTTTAAAAGCGTCCTGTACGGCACGGTCATCCTAGTTGTCATATCTGCCTTGGGCTTGGTGGCATCGTTGTATTCCTTGTTCATACCGCTGGTTCTTGTGTTGTGCGGCTTTACCTTTTCGTCCCTAGGCATGATTTGGACTGGTATCGTCCCCAAGATGGATTCCTTTTCTTACTTTTTTACGCTGGTCGTCACTCCGATGTTTCTCTTCTCCGGGGTATTCTTTCCCATTTCCGCCCTGCCAGAAGCAGTACAGGGCATAGCCTGGTTTCTGCCCCTCTACCATATCGTTGTGCTTTTGCGCAGCCTGTCCACAGGTGCAGTCTCTTCTGCACTTTTCATTCATGGGCTCTGGTTGATTGTCTTCAACCTGGTGATCTTTCCGATCCCCATACGTTTGATACAAAAACGTATACTTGACTGA
- a CDS encoding ABC transporter ATP-binding protein, whose amino-acid sequence MKYAVEAKNLYKAYSDLTAVDHIDFAISNGEYFGILGPNGAGKTTTVAMVYCFMPVDSGILRVLNYDATTQPRDIKARLGVVPQENNLDLELTVLENLIVYASYFGIHKAVATGRAMEQLEFFGLSAKKDTEVEKLSGGMKRRLTIARALMNKPDVLILDEPTTGLDPEARHHIWQHLRHLKKTGLTLILTTHYLEEASQLCDRIIIMDEGKILDEGRPGDLVSRHVGVLVYEAGISKENQPALLALLSKQIQGHLSIGDTLYLHPGDNASEVLRSLQKHQQVETLLQRPANLEDVFLKLTGRRFGNENASS is encoded by the coding sequence GTGAAATATGCCGTTGAAGCAAAAAATCTGTATAAAGCGTATAGTGATCTTACTGCCGTAGATCATATCGACTTTGCTATTTCTAATGGGGAATATTTTGGCATTCTTGGTCCAAATGGTGCCGGCAAAACGACTACCGTAGCGATGGTCTATTGCTTCATGCCAGTGGATAGCGGTATTTTACGGGTGCTGAACTATGATGCAACAACACAACCTCGTGATATCAAGGCTCGTCTTGGTGTGGTGCCCCAGGAGAACAATTTGGATCTGGAGCTTACCGTGCTTGAAAATCTTATTGTATATGCATCGTACTTTGGGATCCATAAAGCGGTTGCCACAGGACGGGCAATGGAACAATTGGAGTTTTTTGGACTGAGCGCCAAGAAGGATACGGAAGTGGAAAAACTCTCCGGCGGGATGAAAAGACGGTTGACCATCGCCAGAGCATTGATGAACAAACCGGATGTTTTGATACTTGACGAGCCTACCACAGGCCTGGATCCGGAAGCACGTCATCATATTTGGCAACATTTGCGTCATCTTAAAAAAACAGGATTGACCTTGATCCTGACAACCCATTACCTGGAAGAAGCAAGTCAGCTGTGTGACCGGATCATCATCATGGATGAAGGTAAAATTCTGGATGAAGGTCGACCAGGCGATCTGGTGTCCCGCCATGTTGGTGTGCTGGTTTATGAAGCAGGCATTTCAAAAGAAAATCAGCCAGCCCTCTTGGCTTTGCTGTCGAAGCAGATCCAAGGCCATCTGAGCATCGGCGATACCCTTTATCTTCATCCGGGCGATAATGCTTCGGAGGTTCTACGATCCCTTCAAAAACATCAGCAAGTGGAGACTTTGCTGCAAAGACCCGCAAACCTGGAAGACGTCTTTTTAAAGCTCACCGGCAGGAGGTTCGGAAATGAAAATGCTTCTTCATGA
- a CDS encoding GyrI-like domain-containing protein gives MSVDFKRKDKELYLPKTTPSIVDVPQMMFVRVDGKGDPNASKEYAAAVELLYGLSYSIKMGNKAILQYVVPPLEGLWRVEDDFRGGGATISDKSKFVWTMMIRQPDFVSEEIFEVAKDTLAKKKPNLDISKAKLESMTEGLCVQVMHIGSYDEEPATVGALDKFAMDKGYAIDIGDERHHHEIYISDPRKVAPEKLKTVIRHPIRRLIP, from the coding sequence ATGTCTGTGGACTTTAAAAGAAAAGATAAAGAATTATATCTGCCTAAAACGACGCCTTCCATCGTGGATGTGCCCCAGATGATGTTTGTCCGCGTTGACGGAAAAGGCGATCCCAACGCAAGTAAAGAATATGCTGCTGCTGTGGAACTGTTGTACGGGCTTTCCTATTCCATCAAGATGGGAAACAAGGCGATCCTACAATATGTTGTTCCCCCTTTGGAAGGGCTGTGGAGGGTGGAAGACGATTTTAGAGGTGGTGGTGCGACCATAAGCGATAAAAGCAAGTTTGTGTGGACGATGATGATCCGGCAACCGGATTTTGTATCAGAAGAAATATTTGAAGTCGCAAAAGATACTCTTGCAAAGAAAAAGCCCAATCTCGACATTTCAAAAGCCAAACTTGAAAGCATGACCGAAGGTTTGTGTGTTCAGGTAATGCATATCGGTTCCTATGATGAAGAGCCGGCTACTGTTGGGGCTCTTGACAAATTTGCCATGGACAAGGGATACGCCATCGACATTGGCGACGAACGACATCATCACGAGATCTACATCTCCGATCCTCGAAAGGTGGCGCCGGAGAAGTTGAAAACTGTGATTCGTCACCCGATACGAAGGTTGATTCCATGA
- a CDS encoding transposase, whose protein sequence is MATYSKEFKDKLIKLMLPPENRSIKELVDEYHVHEQTLYKWRKKAKSKGTVYQDHAGSKQKYSKEMQLQIIIETSPLNNHELSEYCRRKGIYAEEIEVWKQAFITGETAEESKVKKELKDSQAELKLTKKELERKEKALAEAAALLVLKKKMQAIWSSDEED, encoded by the coding sequence ATGGCTACCTACAGTAAAGAATTTAAAGACAAATTAATCAAGTTGATGTTACCACCCGAAAACAGGTCCATTAAGGAACTGGTTGATGAGTATCATGTTCATGAACAAACCCTGTATAAATGGCGTAAAAAGGCAAAATCCAAAGGGACGGTCTATCAGGATCATGCAGGCTCCAAACAAAAATATTCTAAAGAAATGCAGTTGCAAATCATTATTGAGACCAGTCCACTCAACAACCATGAGCTCTCAGAATATTGCCGACGCAAAGGCATATATGCGGAGGAAATCGAAGTCTGGAAGCAAGCATTCATCACCGGTGAAACAGCTGAAGAATCCAAGGTCAAAAAAGAACTCAAGGACAGTCAAGCAGAGCTTAAACTTACAAAAAAGGAACTGGAGCGCAAGGAGAAAGCTCTTGCCGAAGCTGCCGCACTCTTGGTATTAAAAAAAAAGATGCAAGCGATTTGGAGTTCGGACGAGGAAGATTGA
- a CDS encoding AraC family transcriptional regulator, whose product MDSLSKMNKAMAYIEEHLMEDMDYGRISQIAYCSEYHFKRMFSFLAGVSLSEYIRRRKLTLAALDLKNMDLRIIDVAFKYGYHSADSFSRAFHSMHGILPSQARNEDAQLKAYPTMTFQLTIRGGNEMKYRIVEKKSFKLVGFKKRVPVVFEGVNPEIAKMTEQLTLEVVQQLKSMSNTEPMGIVSASTNFSEGRMEENGELDHYIGVATRSSDAGDFDELDIDAGTWAVFEVVGPFPETLQNAWGRIYSEWFPSSGYEAVDGPEILWNESPNTADPNYRSEIWIPVKKKEVGIGE is encoded by the coding sequence ATGGATTCCTTAAGCAAAATGAACAAGGCAATGGCATACATTGAAGAGCACTTGATGGAGGATATGGACTATGGCAGAATTTCTCAAATCGCGTACTGTTCCGAGTATCACTTCAAGCGGATGTTTTCCTTTTTGGCGGGGGTAAGCTTGTCCGAGTATATTCGGAGAAGAAAACTCACCCTGGCTGCTCTTGATTTGAAAAACATGGATCTGAGAATCATTGATGTTGCCTTCAAATACGGCTATCATTCAGCAGATTCATTTTCCCGTGCTTTTCATTCCATGCACGGCATACTCCCATCTCAAGCGAGAAATGAGGATGCACAACTAAAGGCGTATCCGACAATGACCTTTCAATTAACCATTAGAGGAGGAAACGAAATGAAGTATCGCATCGTAGAAAAAAAATCATTCAAGCTGGTAGGCTTTAAAAAAAGAGTTCCAGTTGTTTTTGAAGGGGTTAATCCTGAGATCGCAAAAATGACGGAGCAATTGACCCTGGAGGTTGTTCAACAACTAAAATCGATGTCAAACACGGAACCCATGGGGATCGTCAGTGCTTCCACAAATTTTTCAGAAGGAAGAATGGAAGAAAATGGGGAACTGGATCATTACATCGGGGTAGCTACAAGAAGTAGTGATGCAGGAGATTTTGATGAATTGGATATTGATGCCGGTACCTGGGCTGTATTTGAAGTGGTTGGACCTTTTCCGGAAACCCTTCAAAACGCGTGGGGCAGGATCTACTCGGAGTGGTTTCCTTCCTCAGGGTACGAAGCAGTGGACGGCCCGGAAATATTGTGGAATGAGAGTCCGAATACAGCAGATCCGAATTATCGAAGCGAGATTTGGATCCCTGTGAAGAAGAAAGAAGTTGGAATAGGGGAGTAG
- a CDS encoding AEC family transporter: MSEIILVVLKILPVLLLIGLGIWLRKHSFVKLEAIQGIKKIVMDIALPALLFVTFLQTELKSEVFLLSIVIFVASSIAFGVGFVFRRVQKTANPFYPSLFATFLTGPFGFPLFIAYFGSENFYRLAILDVGNSLFLFTVMTVFLSTVSCDMRSVQKQSISTHLKNITKAPLAVSTFLGILFSILGFGTPLC; this comes from the coding sequence ATGTCAGAAATCATATTGGTGGTTTTGAAGATCTTGCCGGTTCTTCTGCTCATCGGACTTGGAATCTGGTTGAGGAAACACAGCTTTGTCAAACTGGAAGCGATCCAAGGTATCAAAAAAATCGTCATGGACATTGCACTGCCGGCGTTGCTCTTTGTTACTTTTTTGCAAACGGAACTGAAGTCGGAGGTATTTTTGCTGTCCATCGTGATATTTGTCGCATCATCCATCGCTTTTGGGGTGGGTTTTGTGTTTCGCAGGGTACAAAAGACGGCCAATCCATTTTATCCTTCCCTGTTTGCCACGTTTTTGACAGGTCCCTTTGGATTTCCTCTCTTTATTGCGTATTTCGGTTCTGAAAATTTTTACCGGCTGGCCATACTGGATGTGGGCAATTCCCTGTTTTTGTTCACTGTTATGACCGTGTTTCTAAGTACGGTGAGTTGCGATATGAGATCCGTCCAAAAACAAAGCATTTCAACCCATCTAAAGAACATCACCAAAGCACCTCTTGCGGTGAGCACGTTTTTGGGGATCCTATTCTCAATATTGGGTTTTGGGACCCCCCTGTGTTAG
- a CDS encoding IS3 family transposase, which produces MTSQSNRIKVVVAIDEAVLSGARQFKACEVVGISERTYQRWKVQGNDTKDGRPDALRPIPANKLHLEEEKRILEVMNQKEHRSLSPNQVFHKLIDKEGIYIASVSSFYRVLRYFGQVNHRGYAKAPISKNITTHCATGPNQVWMWDITWLPGPVKGIYYYLYMIIDLFSRKVVGWEIWDHESSENASVLVKKAAYSENVLMKNEPLVLHSDNGSPMKGASLLTTLYNLGIVRSNSRPRVSNDNAYIESMFRTVKYMPSFPHNGFSDIETARRWVDAFVDYYNNDHHHSSLKFLTPNQRHNGSSDEILQRRKEILETAKAKNPERWTGPVQNCTMEQAVWLNPSKEKNSEKAC; this is translated from the coding sequence TTGACCAGCCAATCAAATCGCATCAAAGTGGTTGTGGCCATCGACGAAGCAGTCCTTTCTGGAGCCAGACAGTTCAAGGCTTGCGAAGTCGTCGGTATCAGCGAGAGGACCTACCAGCGCTGGAAAGTTCAAGGTAACGATACAAAAGACGGTCGTCCGGATGCGCTAAGACCCATACCTGCAAACAAGCTGCATTTGGAGGAGGAGAAGAGGATCCTGGAGGTGATGAACCAAAAGGAACATCGAAGCCTTTCACCAAATCAAGTCTTTCATAAGCTCATTGATAAAGAAGGAATATATATCGCTTCGGTTTCAAGTTTTTATCGGGTCTTGAGATATTTTGGTCAAGTCAATCATCGGGGCTATGCAAAAGCACCCATAAGCAAGAATATTACAACACATTGTGCAACAGGCCCCAATCAGGTCTGGATGTGGGATATCACCTGGCTTCCCGGTCCCGTGAAAGGAATATACTATTACCTGTACATGATCATTGATTTATTCAGCCGCAAAGTGGTTGGCTGGGAGATCTGGGATCACGAGAGTTCTGAAAACGCCAGTGTTCTTGTGAAGAAGGCTGCGTACTCTGAAAATGTATTGATGAAGAACGAGCCTTTGGTGTTACATTCTGATAACGGAAGTCCGATGAAAGGTGCTTCCTTGTTGACAACGCTGTATAATCTAGGGATCGTGCGATCCAACAGCAGGCCAAGAGTGAGCAATGACAATGCTTATATTGAGTCAATGTTCCGAACGGTCAAATACATGCCATCTTTTCCCCATAATGGATTTTCAGATATTGAAACTGCCCGCAGATGGGTCGATGCCTTCGTTGATTATTATAATAATGACCACCACCACAGCAGCTTGAAATTTTTGACTCCCAACCAAAGACACAATGGATCGTCCGATGAGATCCTTCAAAGAAGAAAAGAAATACTGGAAACTGCAAAGGCAAAGAACCCTGAACGATGGACCGGACCGGTTCAAAACTGCACCATGGAACAAGCCGTTTGGCTGAATCCATCAAAAGAAAAAAACAGTGAAAAAGCATGCTAG
- a CDS encoding GNAT family N-acetyltransferase, which yields MELYTARLILRPWLESDAADLYLYAKDPRVGPIAGWPTHTSVENSREIIGSVLSAEETYAVCLKEDNKAIGSIGLMIGKDSNLDLPETEGEIGYWIGVPFWGQGLIPEAVEELIRYGFQDLKLTKIWCGYFDGNIQSKRVQEKCGFTYHHTNKDIYWELTDDIRTEHVTCLTREDWRI from the coding sequence ATGGAATTGTACACAGCAAGACTGATCCTACGCCCGTGGCTGGAATCGGATGCCGCAGACTTATACCTATATGCAAAAGATCCCCGAGTTGGCCCCATTGCTGGTTGGCCCACCCACACCAGTGTGGAGAACAGTCGTGAAATCATAGGTAGCGTGTTATCTGCAGAAGAAACCTATGCTGTATGTCTCAAAGAGGACAACAAGGCCATCGGAAGCATTGGGCTGATGATCGGGAAAGACAGCAATCTGGATCTGCCCGAGACAGAAGGAGAGATCGGATATTGGATCGGAGTTCCCTTCTGGGGGCAAGGCCTGATACCCGAAGCCGTAGAGGAACTGATTCGATATGGATTCCAGGATCTTAAGCTTACAAAGATTTGGTGTGGTTATTTTGACGGAAACATCCAATCCAAACGAGTGCAGGAAAAATGCGGTTTCACCTACCATCACACCAACAAAGACATCTATTGGGAGTTGACCGATGACATACGAACAGAGCACGTTACCTGCCTTACGAGGGAGGATTGGAGGATTTAG